CTGATGCGCGTGGTGGCGCCCGCGGCGGTGGACATGCTCTGGGCAATCTCGTTGGTGGTGGCGCTTTGCTGCTCAACGGCGCCCGAAATGGCCGACGTATAGCCCTCCACCTGCGTGATCACCTCATTGATGGAGGAGAAGGCGCCGATCACCTGATTGCAGATATCCTGGATCTGGTTAACATTTCCGGCAATTTCCTTGGTGGCGTCCGACGTCTGGTTGGCCAGCGTCTTCACCTCGCCCGCCACCACGGCAAAACCTTTACCGGCCTCACCCGCGCGGGCGGATTCGATCGTGGCGTTCAACGCCAGCAGGTTGATCTGGTTGGCGATATTATCGATCAATTGCACCACTTCGCCGATCTTCAGGGCGGAAGCCTCCAGCATGCGCGAAATCCCATCCGCCTTGTGCGTGATGGAGACCGCATCCTTCACCTTATCGTTGGAACGCAGCACCTGCTGCACCACCTCGCGCGTGGTGGCGGACATTTCCTCCGCAGCCGCGGCCACGCTCTGCACGCTGCCGGAGGTAGACGTGGCGGCCGAGCTCACATTCTCCGCCTTGCTGCTGGCAAAGCTCACTTCCAGCGCCATGCTCTCCGCCGTTTTGTGCAATTCGCCGGAAGCATCGGCCACGGCATGAATAATCTGCTGCACACGTTCCTGAAAGCGCCCGGCCAGGTCGCGCATAGCCTGTTTGCGGTCGCGCTCCATGTGTGCTTCGCCTTCTTTCTGCTTCTCTTCCAGCAGGCGCTTCTCAACGGCATTCTTCTTGAAAATCTCTACCTTGCGGGCCATGCTGCCGATTTCCGTGCCTTCAGCAATATACGGAACATCAACCTCCAGATCGCCCTCGGTCAGGCTGCGCATGGTTTCCCCAAGGTTACGAACTTTTTTGGTCGAAATCTGATAGATAATGGCGCCCACCACCACATTCACCGCCAGCGCCGCAATCACCTGCATCTGCAGGTCGCGCATGAAGGGAACGGCAGCTTCCGCACCGAAGGTATGGAAAATATGCGAATAGGTCTTAAACGCAAACCCGATACCCACAAGCGACAGGAAAATCGCGGTCGACTGTAACTGGAAGGAAAGACTGCGGGATAAACGGAGTATATTCATACGGGCCTCGTGCCATCATCAGGGTCATTACATGACCGAAACTGGTACAAAGGGCTTAACAAAAGCTGAATGGCATTATTTTCATATGGGTTTTTTATACATGATATGTATAAGGGAAAGCGGTTGTATCGATATCGATATTAACATGCATAAGTCATTGGAATGCTTCTAAAAAAACCGATGGTTATAAAAGCCGGGTCATTCACCACCCTTTGGTCCCCAAAAGACAACCAGCACCAGCAGATCATCGCTGAAATCCTCAAACCTGTGCTCGCTGCCTGCCCGCACAAACAGCACATCACCGGCGGCAATCGTCACGCGCTCCTGCTCCAGTACAAAAAACCCATGGCCGGAAATGACGTGATAAAGCTCATCCTGTTCATGCGGCTGCTGGTTATCCACGCCTTGCGGAGCAAACAGCTCCACGCTCATGCTGCCGTGGCGCAATAACTCGGCAAATGGTTTATCCGCCATGCTCAAGCGGGATGCGGCATCCGTGGCCGTAACATGCCAGTGCGGGGGCATGTGTCAGGCAGCCTCTTTTTTCCGCGCGCCTTTGGTGGCTTTGGCGGGTTTGGCAGGCGCTTTGGCCTTGGGCTCATTCGCCTGTTTTTTTCCCTTGGCAGGTTGCTTGCCCAGCAGCGGCACCAGGAACGGCCCGGTCACGCTGGCATGGTTTTCGGCAATCGCCTCCGGCGTGCCGGTAGCAAGAATCCGCCCCCCCTTGGCGCCCCCGCCCGGGCCGATATCGATGATCCAGTCCGATGTCTTGATGACGTCCAGATTATGCTCGATCACCACCACCGTATTGCCGGAATCCACCAGCTGATGCAGCACGCCGAGCAGTTTCTTGATATCCTCGCTATGCAGCCCGGTGGTCGGTTCGTCCAGGATATAGAGCGTACGCCCCGTCGATCGGCGCGCCAGCTCGCGCGCCAGCTTGATGCGCTGCGCCTCCCCGCCCGAAAGCGTCGTGGCCGACTGGCCGATCTTGATGTAACCGAGGCCCACTTCCTGCAGCGCCACCAGCTTTTCATGCACCGATGTCTGCGCTTTGAAGAAATCCACCGCCTCGTCCACCGTCATGTCCAGCACCTCAGCGATGGATTTGTCGCGGTAGGTCACTTCCAGCGTTTCGCGGTTATAGCGTTTGCCCTTGCACACGTCACAGGTCACATACACGTCCGGAAGGAAGTGCATCTCGATCTTGATGAGCCCGTCGCCCTGGCAGGCCTCGCAGCGACCGCCCTTGACGTTGAAGGAGAAACGGCCGGACTTGTAACCCCGCGCCTTGGCTTCCGGCAAGGCGGTGAACCAGTCACGAATCGGCGTAAACGCCCCCGTATAGGTCGCCGGGTTGGAGCGCGGCGTGCGGCCAATGGGCGACTGGTCGATCTCGATTACCTTGTCGATGAACTCAATTCCCTCGATCCGGTCATGCGGCCCGGGGATATCCTTGCTGCCATTGAGCTTCTTGTTGATGCACTTATAGAGCGTCTCAATCACCAGGCTGGATTTGCCGCCACCCGAAACCCCGGTGAAGCACACGAAACTGCCCAGCGGAATGTCCGCCGTCACGTTCTTGAGGTTGTTGGTGCGCGCACCTACCACGGTGATGTGCCTGCCCTGCTTGGCCTTGCGGCGTGTTTCCGGCACCGGGATGCTGCGCTTGCCGCTGAGATATTGCCCGGTGATGCTGTTGGGGTTGGCCATCACCTCGCCCGGCAGCCCTTCGGCCACCACATAGCCGCCATGCACGCCCGCACCCGGCCCCATATCGATCAGGTAATCCGCCACGCGCATCGTGTCCTCATCATGCTCCACCACCAGCACCGTGTTGCCGAGGTCGCGCAGATGGCGCAAGGTCGCCAGCAGGCGGTTATTGTCGCTCTGGTGCAGCCCGATGGAAGGCTCATCCAGCACATACAGCACGCCCGTCAGGCCGGAGCCGATCTGCGACGCCAGGCGGATGCGCTGCGCCTCCCCGCCCGAAAGCGTGCCCGCCTCGCGCGATAGCGTCAGGTAATCCAGCCCCACATTCTTCAAAAAACCGAGCCGGTTGACGATTTCCTTCAGGATCTTCTCGCCGATCTGGTTATGCTTGGAGGAAAGCTTTTTCGGCAGCTTCTCGAACCAGCTCACCGCATCCTCGATCGGCAGGCGCGTCACTTCGCCGATATGCTGGCTGCCGACCTTCACGCAAAGCGCTTCGGGCTTCAGGCGGTTGCCATTGCAGGCATGGCAGTCCGTGCTGTTCTGATAGCGCTCAAGGTCCTCGCGCATCCAGGGTTCGCTGTCGCGGTAGCGGCGCTCCAGGCTCGGGATCACGCCTTCGAACGGCTTCACCACGCGCTTGCGATGGATGCCGTCCTCGTAATCAAACTGGACATTCTCGCCATTCGACCCATGCAGGATGAGTTGCTGATGCTCCTCGCTCAACTGGCGGAACGGCTTGTGCAGGCTAAGCTTGAAATGCCGCGCCAGCGCCGCCAGCGTCTGTACGTAATAACGCGACGACGAACCCGCCCATGGTGCAATCGCCCCTTCCTCAAGCGTTTTGCCGGTATCCGGCACCACCAGCTCGGGGTCGAAAAATGTCTCCGCCCCCAACCCGTCGCATTCCGGGCAGGCGCCGAATGGGCTGTTGAAAGAGAACAGGCGCGGCTCGATTTCCGCCAGTGTAAACCCGGAAACCGGGCAGGCGAACTTCTCGGAGAAGGTCATCCGGTCACCGCTCTTATGGTCCCCCGCCGCCGCGGCGAACTCCACATAGGCAAGCCCATCGGCCATTTTCAGCGCCGTCTCGAAACTGTCCGCCAACCGGCGCTCAATCTCCGGCTTCACCACGATCCGGTCGATCACCAGCTCAATATCGTGTTTCTTGTTCTTATCCAGCGCCGGGTGCTCGCCGATCTCATGCATCGCGCCGTCGATCTTCACGCGGGTGAAGCCCTTCTTTTTGGCTTCCAGCAATTCCTTCACATATTCG
The sequence above is a segment of the bacterium genome. Coding sequences within it:
- a CDS encoding cupin domain-containing protein, with translation MPPHWHVTATDAASRLSMADKPFAELLRHGSMSVELFAPQGVDNQQPHEQDELYHVISGHGFFVLEQERVTIAAGDVLFVRAGSEHRFEDFSDDLLVLVVFWGPKGGE
- the uvrA gene encoding excinuclease ABC subunit UvrA; translation: MDQSHIVVTGAKEHNLKNVSVSIPRNELVVITGLSGSGKSSLAFDTIYAEGQRRYVESLSAYARQFLDMQNKPDVESITGLSPAIAIDQKTTSRNPRSTVGTVTEIYDYLRLLYARIGIPHSPATGLPIESQTVSQMVDAVMALPEGAKILLLAPIVRGRKGEYVKELLEAKKKGFTRVKIDGAMHEIGEHPALDKNKKHDIELVIDRIVVKPEIERRLADSFETALKMADGLAYVEFAAAAGDHKSGDRMTFSEKFACPVSGFTLAEIEPRLFSFNSPFGACPECDGLGAETFFDPELVVPDTGKTLEEGAIAPWAGSSSRYYVQTLAALARHFKLSLHKPFRQLSEEHQQLILHGSNGENVQFDYEDGIHRKRVVKPFEGVIPSLERRYRDSEPWMREDLERYQNSTDCHACNGNRLKPEALCVKVGSQHIGEVTRLPIEDAVSWFEKLPKKLSSKHNQIGEKILKEIVNRLGFLKNVGLDYLTLSREAGTLSGGEAQRIRLASQIGSGLTGVLYVLDEPSIGLHQSDNNRLLATLRHLRDLGNTVLVVEHDEDTMRVADYLIDMGPGAGVHGGYVVAEGLPGEVMANPNSITGQYLSGKRSIPVPETRRKAKQGRHITVVGARTNNLKNVTADIPLGSFVCFTGVSGGGKSSLVIETLYKCINKKLNGSKDIPGPHDRIEGIEFIDKVIEIDQSPIGRTPRSNPATYTGAFTPIRDWFTALPEAKARGYKSGRFSFNVKGGRCEACQGDGLIKIEMHFLPDVYVTCDVCKGKRYNRETLEVTYRDKSIAEVLDMTVDEAVDFFKAQTSVHEKLVALQEVGLGYIKIGQSATTLSGGEAQRIKLARELARRSTGRTLYILDEPTTGLHSEDIKKLLGVLHQLVDSGNTVVVIEHNLDVIKTSDWIIDIGPGGGAKGGRILATGTPEAIAENHASVTGPFLVPLLGKQPAKGKKQANEPKAKAPAKPAKATKGARKKEAA